The following are encoded together in the Serratia odorifera genome:
- a CDS encoding carboxypeptidase M32: protein MTSAHTSSAYHQLRSLFSRLSRFGHLSAIAGWDMQTMMPPGGSKARSQALAELSVLQHQLLTAEKTGQLLEQAQQESLDDTDRANLLEMRRHYDNAVLVPEWLVEAKSLAGARCEHAWRSQRPANDWPGFADNLREVVKLSREEAQIRAQAAGSSRYDALLNLFEPGMRSSDLERIFGDLKTWLPDLLQKVVAKQAQQPCLMPQGPFDVDTQRKLSLSVMKLLGFNFDAGRVDVSAHPFCGGVPEDVRITTRYNDQEFLTALLGIVHETGHARYEQNLPRDWLGQPIAQARSTAIHESQSLLFEMQLARSSDFLKILRPLVVAQFGDQPALEEGNFIRLNQRVKPGLIRVDADEVSYPAHVILRYEIEKALIEGDIEVNDIPALWNEKMQQYLGLDTVGDYRNGCMQDIHWTDGAFGYFPTYTLGAMYAAQLFATIGNALPNLSDDIARGDLSALFHWLQQHIWRHGSRYPTETLIVNATGESLNPHYFRQHLENRYL, encoded by the coding sequence ATGACATCTGCACATACTTCATCCGCCTATCACCAGTTACGTAGCCTATTCAGCCGTCTGTCGCGTTTCGGCCATCTCTCGGCCATTGCCGGCTGGGATATGCAAACCATGATGCCGCCCGGTGGCAGCAAGGCGCGTTCACAAGCGCTGGCGGAGCTGAGCGTACTGCAACACCAGCTGTTGACCGCTGAAAAAACCGGCCAGTTGCTCGAGCAGGCGCAGCAGGAGTCCCTGGACGATACCGACCGCGCCAACCTGCTGGAAATGCGCCGTCACTACGACAACGCCGTGCTGGTGCCTGAGTGGCTGGTCGAAGCCAAGTCGCTGGCCGGCGCCCGTTGCGAGCACGCCTGGCGCTCACAGCGCCCGGCCAATGATTGGCCGGGATTTGCCGACAATCTGCGCGAGGTGGTAAAACTCAGCCGCGAAGAAGCGCAGATTCGTGCTCAGGCCGCCGGCAGCAGCCGTTACGATGCGCTGCTCAATCTGTTCGAACCTGGTATGCGCAGCAGCGATCTGGAACGTATTTTTGGCGACTTGAAAACCTGGCTGCCGGATTTACTGCAAAAAGTGGTCGCCAAACAGGCGCAGCAACCGTGCCTGATGCCGCAAGGCCCGTTCGATGTCGACACCCAGCGCAAACTGAGCCTGAGCGTCATGAAATTGCTGGGGTTCAACTTTGACGCAGGCCGGGTCGACGTCAGCGCGCACCCTTTCTGCGGTGGCGTACCTGAAGACGTGCGTATCACGACCCGCTACAACGACCAGGAATTCCTCACCGCGCTGCTGGGCATCGTTCATGAAACCGGCCACGCCCGTTATGAACAAAATCTGCCGCGCGACTGGCTGGGACAACCCATAGCGCAGGCGCGTTCCACCGCGATTCATGAATCGCAGAGCCTGCTGTTTGAAATGCAGCTGGCGCGCAGTAGCGACTTCCTGAAGATCCTGCGGCCGTTGGTTGTCGCGCAGTTTGGCGATCAGCCGGCGCTGGAAGAAGGCAATTTCATCCGCCTCAACCAGCGGGTAAAACCAGGCTTGATCCGCGTTGATGCGGATGAAGTCAGCTACCCGGCACACGTGATTCTGCGCTACGAAATCGAAAAGGCGTTGATTGAGGGCGATATCGAGGTCAACGACATTCCGGCGTTGTGGAATGAGAAAATGCAGCAGTATCTCGGGCTGGACACCGTTGGCGATTACCGCAACGGCTGCATGCAGGATATTCATTGGACCGACGGTGCGTTTGGCTATTTCCCTACCTATACGCTGGGTGCCATGTACGCCGCACAGCTGTTCGCCACCATTGGCAATGCGTTGCCGAATTTGAGCGATGACATTGCACGCGGCGACCTCAGCGCTCTGTTCCACTGGCTGCAACAACATATCTGGCGTCACGGCAGCCGTTACCCGACGGAAACGCTGATTGTCAATGCCACTGGTGAATCGCTTAATCCGCACTATTTCCGTCAGCATCTGGAAAACCGTTACCTGTAA
- a CDS encoding YdbL family protein: MKKRVLWLMAIGGLFSSMAMALTLDEAKTQGRLGETLSGYVAPVKQDAQTLELVSRINNGRSEQYQQVAQANHITIDQVARMAGQKLVARAQPGEYVRGINGQWLKK; the protein is encoded by the coding sequence ATGAAAAAAAGAGTGTTATGGCTGATGGCTATCGGTGGGTTATTCAGCAGCATGGCGATGGCGTTAACGCTGGATGAAGCCAAAACCCAGGGGCGACTGGGCGAAACGCTGAGCGGTTATGTCGCACCGGTAAAGCAGGACGCGCAAACGCTGGAACTGGTCAGCCGTATCAATAACGGACGTAGCGAACAGTATCAGCAAGTGGCGCAGGCCAATCACATCACCATTGACCAGGTGGCGCGCATGGCCGGGCAGAAACTGGTGGCGCGCGCGCAGCCAGGGGAATATGTCCGTGGCATCAATGGCCAGTGGCTGAAAAAGTAA
- a CDS encoding alpha/beta fold hydrolase, producing MQQIALRKGLTDNGELPIAYEDWGDPSHPPLLLIMGIGAQMLLWPDAFCRDLVEKGFRVIRFDNRDVGLSGKTQQRRRQPLWWLMIRAQLGWQSEVPYCLEDMAADAVSLLDYLQIAQAHVVGGSMGGMIAQVLAAEHPDRIQTLTILFSSTNQPLLPPPAPSLLLHLLRRPPTNATPQQQHAFLKQRLAMLASKSYPMDAQELDDLVTRLLERGVDNEGLQRQLSALLGSGDLRRYSRRIQAPTLVIHGSADRMVRKAGGLAVAGAIPAAKLQLIPEMGHDLPQPLRPLLATLIAEHATPIQR from the coding sequence ATGCAGCAGATAGCGCTACGAAAAGGGCTGACGGACAACGGCGAACTGCCGATCGCCTATGAAGATTGGGGAGATCCTTCTCATCCGCCGCTACTGTTGATTATGGGGATCGGGGCGCAGATGCTGCTGTGGCCGGATGCGTTTTGCCGCGATCTGGTAGAGAAAGGGTTTCGGGTGATTCGTTTTGATAACCGCGACGTTGGACTTTCCGGTAAAACCCAGCAGCGCCGCCGCCAACCGTTGTGGTGGCTGATGATACGCGCGCAACTGGGCTGGCAAAGCGAAGTGCCTTACTGTCTGGAAGACATGGCGGCCGACGCGGTGTCGCTGCTCGATTACCTGCAGATAGCGCAGGCGCACGTGGTCGGCGGCTCAATGGGAGGGATGATAGCGCAAGTGCTGGCCGCCGAGCATCCAGATCGCATACAGACGCTGACCATTCTGTTTTCCAGCACCAACCAACCGCTGCTGCCTCCGCCGGCGCCGTCGCTGTTGCTCCATCTATTGCGGCGCCCGCCGACCAACGCCACGCCGCAGCAGCAGCATGCGTTTCTCAAGCAGCGTCTGGCGATGTTGGCCAGTAAAAGCTATCCGATGGACGCGCAGGAACTGGATGATTTGGTCACGCGCTTGCTGGAGCGGGGGGTGGATAACGAAGGCTTGCAGCGTCAGCTTTCCGCTTTACTGGGCAGTGGCGATCTGCGGCGTTATAGCCGTCGCATCCAGGCGCCTACGCTGGTGATTCATGGCAGCGCCGATCGCATGGTGCGCAAGGCCGGTGGACTGGCGGTCGCAGGTGCGATACCGGCGGCAAAATTGCAGCTGATCCCCGAGATGGGACACGATCTGCCGCAGCCGTTAAGGCCGCTACTGGCAACGCTGATAGCCGAACACGCTACGCCCATCCAGCGTTGA
- the pntA gene encoding Re/Si-specific NAD(P)(+) transhydrogenase subunit alpha yields the protein MRIGVPRERLANEARVAATPKTVEQLLKLGFSVAIERDAGKLASFDDVAYEAAGATITDNADVWQSDLILKVNAPQDDEIVLMREGSTLVSFIWPAQNPELIEKLAARNVTALAMDSVPRISRAQSMDALSSMANIAGYRAIVEAAHEFGRFFTGQITAAGKVPPAKVMIIGAGVAGLAAIGAAGSLGAIVRAFDTRPEVKEQVQSMGAEFLELDFEEEAGSGDGYAKVMSEAFIKAEMALFAAQAEEVDIIVTTALIPGKPAPVLITKEMVASMKPGSVIVDLAAQTGGNCELTVADRVTVTDNGVKIIGYTDLPSRLPTQSSQLYGTNLVNLVNLLKLLSKEKNGEIDIDFDDTVIRGVTVVREGEVTWPAPPIQVSAQPKQAQPAAPMVKEEKKPLSPWLKYGLIALAIILFGWLADAAPKEFLSHFTVFALACVVGYYVVWNVSHALHTPLMSVTNAISGIIVVGALLQIGHGGWVSFFSFIAVLIASINIFGGFTVTQRMLKMFRKN from the coding sequence ATGCGTATTGGTGTACCAAGAGAACGGTTGGCCAATGAAGCCCGCGTTGCTGCAACGCCGAAAACGGTAGAGCAGTTGCTGAAACTGGGCTTTAGCGTCGCGATTGAACGCGATGCGGGTAAATTGGCAAGCTTTGACGATGTCGCTTATGAAGCGGCTGGGGCGACGATTACCGATAACGCCGACGTCTGGCAATCGGATCTGATTTTGAAGGTCAACGCACCGCAGGATGATGAAATCGTCCTGATGCGCGAAGGCAGCACCCTGGTGAGCTTTATCTGGCCGGCGCAAAATCCGGAGCTGATCGAAAAACTCGCGGCGCGTAACGTGACGGCGCTGGCGATGGATTCCGTGCCGCGTATTTCGCGCGCGCAATCGATGGACGCGCTGAGTTCAATGGCCAACATTGCCGGCTATCGCGCGATTGTCGAAGCGGCACACGAATTTGGCCGCTTCTTTACCGGCCAGATCACCGCCGCCGGCAAGGTACCGCCGGCCAAGGTGATGATCATTGGTGCCGGGGTGGCCGGCCTGGCGGCTATTGGTGCCGCTGGCAGCCTGGGGGCGATCGTGCGCGCCTTCGATACCCGCCCGGAAGTCAAGGAGCAGGTACAGAGCATGGGTGCCGAATTCCTCGAGCTGGATTTCGAAGAGGAAGCCGGCAGTGGCGATGGCTATGCCAAAGTGATGTCCGAGGCGTTTATCAAGGCGGAAATGGCGCTGTTCGCCGCGCAGGCGGAAGAGGTTGATATCATCGTCACCACCGCACTGATCCCTGGCAAACCGGCACCGGTGCTGATCACCAAAGAGATGGTGGCCTCCATGAAGCCCGGTAGCGTAATCGTCGACCTGGCGGCGCAAACCGGCGGCAACTGCGAACTGACCGTGGCCGATCGGGTTACCGTGACCGACAACGGCGTGAAAATCATCGGTTATACCGACTTGCCAAGCCGCTTGCCGACCCAATCCTCGCAGTTGTACGGCACCAACCTGGTTAACCTGGTTAACCTGCTTAAACTGCTGTCAAAAGAGAAAAACGGCGAAATCGACATCGATTTCGACGATACCGTCATTCGCGGCGTTACCGTGGTGCGCGAAGGCGAAGTGACCTGGCCGGCGCCGCCAATCCAGGTTTCTGCCCAGCCGAAGCAGGCACAGCCGGCGGCGCCGATGGTTAAAGAAGAGAAAAAACCGCTGTCGCCGTGGCTCAAGTACGGCCTGATCGCGCTGGCCATCATCCTGTTCGGCTGGCTGGCGGATGCTGCGCCAAAAGAGTTCCTGTCGCACTTTACGGTGTTTGCGCTGGCCTGCGTGGTTGGCTACTACGTGGTATGGAACGTCAGCCATGCATTACATACCCCTTTGATGTCGGTCACCAACGCGATTTCAGGGATTATCGTCGTCGGTGCGTTATTGCAGATTGGCCATGGCGGCTGGGTGAGCTTCTTCTCCTTTATCGCCGTGCTGATCGCCAGCATCAATATTTTCGGTGGATTCACCGTCACTCAGCGCATGCTGAAGATGTTCCGTAAAAACTAA
- the rstB gene encoding two-component system sensor histidine kinase RstB, producing MRKLFVQFFLLLFVCFLVMAMLVGLVYKVTAERAGRQSMDDLMKSSLYLMRSELREIPLKDWNKTIDTLDLNLSFQLHIEPLGKQKLSEEMQKRLRLGEIIALDDQYTFMQRIPRSHYVLVVGPIPYLFYLHQMRLLDLALLLFIGLSLALPVFLWMRPHWQDLLKLENAAQRLGAGHLDERTHFDPTSSLNRLGVAFNQMADNINTLIASKKQLIDGIAHELRTPLVRLRYRLAMSDNLAEAEQQALNRDIGQLESLIDELLTYARLDRPQVALNIEPLDLPGWLQDKVEDIRVIHPQRDIELDIPHRGDFGGVDLRLMERVLDNLVNNALRYSQQRLRIGLWFDGDIACLQVEDDGPGIPPDERLRVFEPFVRLDPSRDRATGGCGLGLAIVHSIALAYQGQVQVDASPLGGARFRFCWPVKYSLLLKADPQLS from the coding sequence ATGAGGAAACTCTTCGTTCAGTTCTTTCTGTTGCTGTTCGTCTGCTTTCTGGTGATGGCGATGCTGGTCGGGCTGGTATACAAAGTGACCGCAGAACGCGCCGGACGCCAGTCGATGGATGACCTGATGAAAAGCTCGCTGTATCTGATGCGTAGCGAACTGCGTGAGATCCCGCTGAAGGACTGGAACAAAACCATCGATACGCTGGATTTGAACCTGTCATTCCAACTGCACATCGAACCGCTTGGCAAGCAGAAACTCAGCGAAGAGATGCAAAAAAGGCTGCGGCTGGGCGAGATCATCGCGCTGGACGATCAATACACCTTCATGCAGCGCATCCCACGCAGCCACTATGTTTTGGTCGTCGGCCCGATCCCCTATCTGTTCTACCTGCACCAGATGCGACTACTCGATTTGGCGTTGCTGCTGTTTATCGGCCTGTCGCTGGCGCTGCCAGTATTCCTTTGGATGCGCCCGCACTGGCAGGATTTACTCAAATTGGAGAACGCCGCACAGCGGCTCGGCGCCGGTCACCTGGATGAGCGTACCCATTTTGATCCTACATCCAGCCTCAATCGACTGGGGGTGGCGTTCAATCAGATGGCGGACAACATCAACACCCTGATCGCCAGCAAAAAACAGTTGATCGACGGCATCGCCCATGAACTGCGCACCCCGCTGGTACGCTTACGCTACCGGTTGGCCATGAGCGATAACCTGGCCGAGGCCGAGCAACAAGCGCTCAACCGTGATATCGGCCAACTGGAGTCGCTGATTGACGAATTGCTGACCTATGCGCGCCTCGATCGCCCGCAGGTAGCCCTCAATATCGAGCCACTGGATCTGCCCGGCTGGTTGCAGGACAAGGTCGAGGATATCCGCGTGATACACCCGCAGCGCGATATCGAGCTGGATATACCGCATCGCGGCGACTTTGGCGGCGTCGATCTGCGCCTGATGGAGCGCGTGCTGGACAATCTGGTCAACAATGCGCTGCGCTATTCACAGCAGCGGTTACGCATCGGTTTGTGGTTCGACGGTGATATCGCCTGCCTGCAGGTCGAGGATGACGGCCCTGGGATCCCGCCGGACGAGCGTCTGCGGGTATTCGAACCGTTTGTTCGCCTCGATCCCAGCCGCGATCGCGCCACCGGCGGCTGCGGCCTGGGGCTGGCGATTGTACATTCCATTGCGTTGGCCTACCAGGGCCAGGTACAGGTAGACGCCAGCCCGCTCGGCGGCGCCCGCTTCCGTTTCTGTTGGCCAGTCAAATATTCGTTATTACTCAAAGCCGATCCGCAGTTAAGCTGA
- the ydgH gene encoding DUF1471 family protein YdgH has protein sequence MKLKTTIIASALFTLTALSAHAAQELTPEKAAAIKPFDRITITGRFIAINEAADAVSRRADKLGADAFYIQDINNANNGGNWRVTADIYHKDAPEVSKDTNYREFNGVKELPKDQAYLLEPYDTVSVSGFFRSQPDVNDAISKAASKKGAASFFIVRQVDANQGGNQYVTAYIYKADAPKRVVQSPDAIPADSEAGKAALAAGGAAAAQVEIPGVASSGSPSRDVGRFFETQSSTGQRYTVTLPDGTKIQEVNNVTAAQMQPFDSVTFTGHFNSMTDVSTEVAKRAAAKGAKYYHVTRQWQNKSGGNLTVSADLFK, from the coding sequence ATGAAGCTGAAGACCACGATCATCGCGTCAGCCTTGTTTACACTCACTGCGCTCTCTGCTCATGCGGCGCAAGAGTTGACACCTGAAAAAGCAGCGGCAATCAAGCCGTTTGATCGCATCACGATTACCGGGCGCTTTATTGCCATCAATGAAGCCGCCGACGCAGTATCCCGCCGTGCAGACAAACTGGGCGCCGACGCCTTCTATATTCAAGACATCAACAACGCCAACAATGGCGGCAACTGGCGCGTCACCGCAGACATCTATCATAAAGATGCGCCGGAAGTGAGCAAAGACACCAATTATCGCGAGTTCAACGGCGTTAAAGAACTGCCGAAAGATCAGGCCTATCTGCTGGAACCTTATGATACCGTCAGCGTTAGCGGTTTCTTCCGCAGCCAGCCTGACGTCAACGACGCCATTTCAAAAGCAGCCAGCAAAAAAGGCGCTGCGTCCTTCTTTATCGTACGCCAGGTTGATGCCAACCAGGGCGGCAACCAATACGTCACCGCGTATATCTACAAGGCCGACGCGCCGAAACGCGTGGTACAGAGCCCGGATGCCATTCCTGCCGACTCTGAAGCCGGCAAGGCCGCGCTGGCCGCTGGCGGTGCCGCTGCTGCGCAGGTGGAAATCCCTGGCGTCGCCTCTTCCGGTTCGCCAAGCCGCGACGTGGGCCGTTTCTTTGAAACCCAGTCGTCGACCGGTCAACGCTACACTGTAACGCTGCCTGACGGTACCAAGATTCAGGAAGTGAACAACGTGACTGCCGCGCAAATGCAGCCGTTTGATTCAGTGACCTTTACCGGCCACTTCAACAGCATGACCGACGTTTCGACCGAAGTCGCCAAACGCGCAGCGGCCAAAGGCGCCAAGTACTATCACGTCACGCGCCAATGGCAGAACAAGAGCGGCGGCAATCTGACCGTCAGCGCCGATTTGTTCAAATAA
- a CDS encoding FMN-dependent NADH-azoreductase produces the protein MSNVLVLKSSILATYSQSNQLADFFIEQWSQTHGGDTITVRDLAANPIPVLDGELVGALRPSDAPLTPRQQEALALSDALIAELQANDTIVMAAPMYNFNIPTQLKNYFDLIARAGVTFRYTENGPEGLVKGKRAIILTSRGGIHKGTPTDLVEPYLRLFLGFIGITEVEFVFAEGIAYGPDVATKAQEDAKALLAQVVTA, from the coding sequence ATGAGCAACGTACTGGTACTCAAATCAAGCATCCTGGCGACCTACTCTCAGTCTAACCAACTGGCCGACTTTTTCATCGAGCAATGGAGCCAAACCCACGGCGGCGACACCATCACCGTGCGTGATCTGGCTGCCAACCCGATTCCGGTGCTGGATGGCGAACTGGTTGGCGCTCTGCGCCCTTCCGATGCCCCGTTGACGCCACGTCAGCAGGAAGCGCTGGCGTTGTCCGACGCACTGATCGCCGAACTGCAGGCCAACGACACCATCGTTATGGCGGCGCCGATGTATAATTTCAACATCCCGACCCAGTTGAAGAACTATTTTGACCTGATTGCCCGCGCCGGCGTGACCTTCCGTTACACCGAAAACGGTCCGGAAGGCCTGGTGAAAGGCAAACGCGCCATCATCCTGACCAGCCGCGGTGGCATTCACAAAGGTACGCCGACCGATCTGGTTGAGCCATACCTGCGCCTGTTCCTGGGCTTTATCGGCATTACCGAGGTTGAGTTCGTGTTTGCCGAAGGCATCGCCTACGGCCCGGACGTGGCAACCAAAGCACAGGAAGATGCCAAAGCGTTACTGGCGCAAGTGGTTACCGCCTAA
- a CDS encoding YnbE family lipoprotein, whose translation MRIITGPVLAAVVSAFLLNGCVPRIEVATPKEPITINMNVKIEHEIHIKVDKDVETMLKNRSDLF comes from the coding sequence ATGAGAATCATCACCGGGCCAGTATTGGCTGCCGTGGTCAGCGCGTTTTTGCTTAACGGTTGCGTGCCGCGCATTGAAGTGGCGACGCCGAAAGAGCCGATTACCATCAACATGAACGTCAAGATAGAACATGAAATCCACATCAAAGTTGACAAAGACGTGGAAACCATGCTGAAAAACCGCAGCGATCTGTTCTAG
- the pntB gene encoding Re/Si-specific NAD(P)(+) transhydrogenase subunit beta yields the protein MSGGLVTAAYIVAAILFIFSLAGLSRHETSKQGNLFGVAGMAIALIATILGPDSGNVGWIIIAMIIGGSIGIYLAKKVEMTEMPELVAMLHSFVGLAAVLVGFNSYLDHGTAMDPVMENIHLTEVFLGIFIGAVTFTGSIVAFGKLRGIISSKPLMLPNRHKLNLAALVISFLLLVVFVRTDSLGLEVMALLLMTVIALAFGWHLVASIGGADMPVVVSMLNSYSGWAAAAAGFMLSNDLLIVTGALVGSSGAILSYIMCKAMNRSFISVIAGGFGTDGSSTGDAEEMGEYRETTAEEVAELLRNSSSVIITPGYGMAVAQAQYPVAEITEKLRARGIKVRFGIHPVAGRLPGHMNVLLAEAKVPYDVVLEMDEINDDFADTDTVLVIGANDTVNPAALEDPRSPIAGMPVLEVWKAQNVIAFKRSMNTGYAGVQNPLFFKENTQMLFGDAKASVEAIKNAL from the coding sequence ATGTCTGGAGGATTGGTTACAGCTGCATACATTGTTGCCGCTATCCTGTTTATTTTCAGCCTTGCCGGGCTGTCTCGCCATGAAACCTCGAAGCAGGGCAACCTGTTCGGCGTTGCCGGTATGGCGATCGCGCTGATCGCGACCATTCTCGGGCCGGACTCCGGTAACGTTGGCTGGATTATCATTGCGATGATTATCGGCGGCTCGATCGGCATCTATCTGGCGAAAAAGGTAGAAATGACCGAAATGCCAGAACTGGTGGCGATGCTGCACAGCTTCGTCGGTCTGGCGGCGGTGCTGGTTGGCTTCAACAGCTATCTGGATCATGGTACCGCGATGGATCCGGTGATGGAAAATATCCATCTGACCGAAGTGTTCCTCGGTATCTTCATCGGTGCGGTCACCTTTACCGGCTCGATCGTGGCGTTTGGCAAACTGCGCGGCATTATTTCTTCCAAGCCGTTGATGCTGCCGAACCGCCATAAATTGAACCTGGCGGCGCTGGTGATTTCCTTCCTGTTGCTGGTGGTGTTCGTGCGTACCGACAGCCTTGGGCTGGAAGTCATGGCCTTGTTGCTGATGACGGTGATTGCCCTGGCCTTCGGCTGGCATCTGGTGGCGTCTATCGGCGGTGCCGATATGCCGGTGGTGGTGTCAATGCTCAACTCATACTCCGGTTGGGCGGCAGCGGCGGCCGGTTTCATGCTGAGCAACGATCTGCTGATCGTCACCGGCGCGCTGGTCGGTTCCTCCGGCGCCATCCTGTCCTATATCATGTGCAAGGCAATGAACCGTTCGTTTATCAGCGTGATAGCCGGCGGTTTCGGCACTGACGGTTCTTCAACCGGCGATGCCGAAGAAATGGGAGAATACCGTGAAACCACGGCGGAAGAGGTGGCCGAGCTGCTGCGCAATTCCTCTTCGGTGATCATCACGCCAGGGTATGGCATGGCGGTGGCGCAGGCGCAATATCCGGTGGCGGAAATTACCGAAAAACTGCGTGCGCGCGGCATCAAGGTGCGCTTTGGTATCCACCCGGTGGCCGGGCGCTTGCCGGGTCATATGAACGTATTGCTGGCAGAGGCCAAGGTGCCGTATGACGTGGTATTGGAAATGGACGAAATCAACGACGATTTCGCCGATACCGATACCGTGCTGGTGATTGGTGCCAACGACACGGTCAACCCGGCGGCGCTGGAAGATCCTCGCAGTCCGATTGCCGGCATGCCGGTGCTGGAAGTGTGGAAAGCACAGAATGTGATCGCCTTTAAACGCTCGATGAATACCGGCTATGCCGGCGTTCAGAATCCGCTGTTCTTTAAAGAAAACACCCAGATGCTGTTTGGCGATGCCAAGGCTAGCGTCGAGGCAATCAAGAACGCGTTGTAA
- the rstA gene encoding two-component system response regulator RstA — protein MISKKCTKIVFVEDDEEVGKLIAAYLGKHDIDVLVEPRGDTAQARIEQEQPDLVLLDIMLPGKDGMTLCRDLRPIFPGPIVLLTSLDSDMNHILSLEMGANDYILKTTPPAVLLARLRLHLRQHGGQSKEDGVPPLTQHNALHFGLLCIDPVNRQVTLAEESVTLSTSDFDLLWELATHAGQIMDREALLKSLRGVSYDGMDRSIDVAISRLRRKLYDNALEPFRIKTVRNKGYLFAPNAWESAQQ, from the coding sequence TTGATAAGCAAAAAATGCACCAAAATTGTTTTTGTAGAAGACGACGAGGAGGTCGGCAAACTGATTGCCGCCTATCTGGGTAAACATGATATCGACGTGCTGGTGGAGCCGCGCGGCGACACCGCTCAGGCGCGGATTGAACAGGAGCAGCCGGATCTGGTGCTGCTGGACATCATGCTACCCGGCAAAGACGGCATGACGCTGTGCCGCGATCTGCGGCCAATCTTCCCGGGCCCCATCGTGCTGCTCACCTCGCTCGACAGCGACATGAACCATATTCTATCGCTGGAGATGGGCGCCAATGATTACATACTGAAAACCACGCCGCCGGCGGTGCTGTTGGCGCGCTTGCGTCTGCACCTGCGCCAGCATGGCGGGCAGAGCAAAGAGGACGGCGTGCCGCCGTTGACGCAGCATAACGCGCTGCATTTTGGCCTGCTGTGCATCGACCCGGTCAACCGCCAGGTAACGCTGGCAGAGGAAAGCGTCACCCTGTCTACCTCCGACTTCGATTTGCTGTGGGAACTGGCAACCCACGCCGGGCAAATCATGGATCGCGAAGCGTTGCTGAAAAGCCTGCGCGGCGTAAGCTATGACGGTATGGATCGCAGCATTGACGTGGCGATCTCCCGTCTGCGCCGCAAACTTTATGACAACGCGCTGGAACCGTTTCGGATTAAAACGGTGCGCAACAAAGGCTATCTGTTCGCCCCCAATGCCTGGGAGTCGGCGCAACAATGA
- the asr gene encoding acid resistance repetitive basic protein Asr: MKKVFALVVAAAMGLSSVAFAADAATTAHSAPVKSSHVTKHHAKKTTEQKAQAAKKQVKASAKKAPAQKAQAAKKQHKKASHKKASSTPAA, translated from the coding sequence ATGAAGAAAGTATTCGCTCTGGTTGTTGCTGCGGCAATGGGTTTGTCTTCGGTTGCGTTTGCTGCCGACGCTGCCACCACCGCGCATAGCGCACCGGTTAAATCGTCGCACGTCACCAAACACCATGCCAAGAAAACCACCGAACAGAAGGCCCAGGCCGCCAAGAAACAGGTGAAGGCCAGCGCTAAAAAAGCGCCAGCTCAGAAAGCCCAGGCGGCCAAAAAGCAGCATAAAAAAGCCAGCCATAAGAAAGCGTCCAGCACACCGGCAGCCTGA
- a CDS encoding trypsin-like serine peptidase, giving the protein MRRSVLMLLCSFPLVMTWPAWPDSPSDTLMAEQTRLFFGKDDRIKVSDTDGWPWQAIGQLETASGNLCTATLISAHLALTAGHCVLAPPGALDKAIALRFIARHNGWAYQTENIETLVDPRLGKKLKPDGDGWIVPPSAAAYDFALIRLKDPAPLPVRPLPLWQGDSKALTQAMKQARRLITQAGYPEDHLDDLYSHQNCKVTGWAQQGVLSHQCDTLPGDSGSPLLLKTADGWRLIAIQSSAPAAKDRYRADNRALAVTAIYQQLRNLAAKK; this is encoded by the coding sequence ATGCGCAGATCCGTGTTAATGTTGTTGTGCTCATTTCCGCTTGTGATGACCTGGCCTGCGTGGCCAGATAGCCCTTCCGATACCTTAATGGCCGAGCAAACCCGGCTGTTTTTCGGCAAAGATGATCGTATCAAAGTCAGCGATACTGACGGTTGGCCCTGGCAGGCCATTGGCCAGCTAGAAACCGCCAGCGGTAACCTGTGTACCGCGACGCTGATTTCCGCGCATTTGGCGTTGACCGCAGGACACTGCGTGCTGGCGCCGCCTGGAGCCCTGGACAAGGCAATAGCGCTACGCTTTATCGCTCGGCATAACGGCTGGGCCTATCAAACCGAAAATATCGAAACGCTGGTTGACCCTCGACTGGGCAAAAAACTCAAACCGGACGGTGACGGCTGGATTGTGCCACCCTCGGCGGCTGCCTATGATTTTGCTCTTATCCGTCTGAAAGATCCCGCACCGCTGCCGGTCAGGCCGCTACCGCTGTGGCAAGGTGACAGCAAAGCCCTGACGCAAGCGATGAAACAGGCCAGGCGGCTGATTACCCAGGCCGGTTATCCGGAGGATCATCTGGACGATTTGTACAGCCATCAGAATTGCAAGGTTACCGGCTGGGCGCAGCAAGGGGTGTTGTCGCACCAGTGCGACACGCTGCCGGGCGACAGTGGTTCCCCGTTATTGCTGAAAACCGCTGACGGCTGGCGACTGATCGCCATCCAAAGCTCGGCACCGGCGGCGAAAGACCGCTACCGCGCCGATAACCGGGCATTGGCGGTCACCGCCATTTATCAACAGTTACGCAACCTGGCGGCAAAAAAATAG